Proteins encoded together in one Triticum dicoccoides isolate Atlit2015 ecotype Zavitan chromosome 7B, WEW_v2.0, whole genome shotgun sequence window:
- the LOC119336510 gene encoding E3 ubiquitin-protein ligase makorin-like, with product MSTKRVLCKFFMHGACLKGEYCEFSHDWSDQANNVCTFYQRGSCSYGNRCRYDHVKVSRNNPVPPLPSSSTATRNSPLRPPPSSSTATHVASTSPQLLSSGRPLHLGHQTNSSNQRQQISMDKLAVSESKPAWRNEVQLNSVSEDGIGWSSIQTAQNQTSMKLADMPICSFAAGGNCPYGEECPHMHGDLCAFCGKMCLHPYRPDERQEHIKLCEKNHKRLEALKRSQEIECSVCLDRVLSKSTAAERKFGLLSECDHPFCISCIRNWRGNSPTSGMDVNSALRACPICRKLSYYVIPSVLWYFSKEEKLEITENYKAKLKSIDCKYFDFGTGTCPFGTSCFYKHAYRDGRLEEVVLRHLDCDDGSTLIAKNIRLSDFLGRLHL from the exons GGTTCTTTGCAAGTTCTTCATGCATGGTGCTTGCTTGAAAGGAGAGTATTGTGAGTTCTCCCACGACTGGAGTGACCAAGCAAATAAT GTTTGCACGTTTTACCAGAGAGGCTCATGCTCTTATGGTAACCGTTGCAGATATGACCATGTCAAGGTTTCTCGTAACAACCCAGTGCCTCCACTACCATCATCAAGTACCGCAACACGTAATTCCCCACTTCGCCCGCCACCATCATCAAGTACTGCGACACATGTTGCATCTACATCTCCACAACTTTTAAGTTCTGGACGTCCTCTTCACTTGGGACACCAAACAAATTCAAGCAACCAACGGCAACAGATATCTATGGATAAGCTGGCAGTTTCTGAAAGTAAGCCTGCATGGAGGAATGAGGTCCAACTTAACAGTGTATCAGAGGATGGGATTGGCTGGTCATCCATTCAAACTGCGCAAAACCAAACTTCCATGAAACTTGCTGATATGCCAATTTGTTCTTTTGCTGCTGGTGGTAACTGCCCGTATGGGGAAGAGTGCCCTCACATGCATGGGGATTTGTGTGCGTTCTGTGGGAAAATGTGCTTGCATCCTTATCGTCCTGATGAGAGGCAGGAGCATATCAAGCTATGTGAAAAGAACCACAAGCGTCTTGAGGCTTTGAAACGTAGCCAAGAAATAGAATGCAGTGTCTGCTTGGACCGTGTGCTCTCAAAGTCTACTGCTGCAGAAAGGAAATTTGGACTATTATCTGAATGTGATCATCCCTTCTGTATTTCATGCATAAGAAATTGGCGTGGCAACTCTCCTACATCTGGTATGGATGTGAACTCAGCACTGAGAGCTTGCCCAATATGCCGCAAACTTTCGTACTATGTCATTCCAAGTGTTCTTTGGTACTTCTCGAAAGAGGAAAAGTTGGAGATCACTGAAAACTACAAAGCAAAGCTCAA GTCAATAGATTGCAAGTACTTCGATTTCGGAACGGGCACTTGCCCCTTCGGGACAAGCTGTTTCTACAAG CATGCTTACAGAGATGGCCGCTTGGAAGAAGTCGTATTGCGACATCTTGATTGTGATGATGGAAGTACACTTATTGCTAAGAACATTAG GTTGTCAGACTTCCTCGGCCGGTTGCATCTTTAG